One genomic segment of Candidatus Hydrogenedens sp. includes these proteins:
- a CDS encoding serine kinase — translation MSMKLKEICEELNLQLLTPGIFSLLDREISEGYVSDLLSDVLANAKKGSILITLQTHVNVIAVCVHAELSAVIFIQNRVPDENVIKKAEQEQIVLFSSPDTAFNIVGKLYELGIRG, via the coding sequence ATGAGTATGAAATTAAAAGAAATTTGTGAAGAATTAAATTTACAACTCCTTACCCCTGGAATTTTTAGCTTATTAGATAGAGAAATAAGTGAAGGATATGTCTCTGATTTATTAAGTGATGTTTTAGCAAATGCTAAAAAAGGGTCTATTCTAATTACATTACAGACACATGTCAATGTAATAGCCGTATGTGTCCATGCCGAACTCTCTGCGGTTATTTTTATACAAAACCGTGTGCCCGATGAAAATGTGATTAAAAAGGCAGAGCAGGAACAAATAGTGTTGTTTTCATCACCCGATACAGCATTTAATATTGTGGGAAAATTGTATGAGTTGGGTATAAGAGGGTAA